A window of the Heptranchias perlo isolate sHepPer1 chromosome 37, sHepPer1.hap1, whole genome shotgun sequence genome harbors these coding sequences:
- the cdc37 gene encoding hsp90 co-chaperone Cdc37, with amino-acid sequence MVDYSVWDHIEVSDDEDETHPNIDTASLFRWRHQARVERMEEAQKEREEYEKSCGDCKRKLSECQKKLKELVLVETDDAKKEIAKLQDDLKQLKKEEKEWEKKGASLKKKEKSMPWNVDTLSKEGFSKSVFNVKPESTKAETEEDKEKKHKTFVEKYEKQIKHFGMLRRWDDSQKYLSDNPHLVCEETANYLVIWCIDLEVEEKHALMEQVAHQTIVMQFILELAKSLKVDPRACFRQFFTKIKTADKQYIEAFNDELEAFKERVKGRAQARIEKAMKEYEEEERQKRMGPGGLDPVEVYENLPTEMKNCFDAKDIQLLQDVISKMDPTEAKYHMQRCIDSGLWIPNAKAAEEEGEKSTEDEDPLYEEVKKESGEEK; translated from the exons ATGGTGGATTACAGCGTGTGGGACCACATTGAGGTGTCGGACGATGAGGACGAGACTCACCCGAACATCGACACGGCCAGTCTGTTCCGATGGAGGCACCAG GCTCGGGTCGAGCGGATGGAAGAGGCACAGAAAGAACGAGAGGAGTACGAGAAGAGTTGTGGGGATTGTAAACGTAAACTCAGTGAGTGCCAAAAGAAGCTGAAGGAGTTGGTGCTGGTGGAAACGGACGATGCAAAGAAAGAGATTGCAAAGTTACAGGATGATCTCAAACAACtgaagaaggaggagaaagaatgGGAAAAGAAAGGGGCGTCGCTGAAGAAGAAGGAGAAGTCAATGCCTTGGAATGTGGATACGCTGAGTAAAGAGGGATTCAGTAAG AGTGTTTTTAATGTAAAGCCAGAATCAACCAAGGctgaaacagaggaagataaaGAAAAGAAACACAAAACCTTTGTGGAAAAATATGAAAAACAGATCAAGCACTTTG GCATGCTAAGACGCTGGGATGACAGCCAGAAATACCTGTCTGATAATCCCCATCTCGTGTGTGAGGAGACAGCCAACTACCTGGTCATCTGGTGCATCGATTTAGAAGTTGAAGAG AAACATGCACTGATGGAGCAGGTAGCCCACCAGACAATAGTGATGCAGTTTATCCTGGAACTTGCCAAGAGCCTTAAGGTGGATCCCAGAGCTTGTTTCCGACAGTTCTTCACCAAAATCAAG ACCGCAGATAAACAATACATCGAGGCGTTTAATGATGAGCTTGAAGCATTTAAGGAGAGGGTCAAAGGTCGTGCTCAGGCAAGGATAGAGAAGGCAATGAAGGAATATGAAGAGGAGGAACGTCAGAAGCGGATGGGGCCTGGTGGACTAGACCCTGTGGAGGTGTATGAAAACCTTCCAACA GAGATGAAGAATTGCTTTGATGCAAAAGATATTCAGTTGTTACAGGATGTTATCAGCAAAATGGACCCAACA GAGGCTAAATACCACATGCAACGCTGCATTGACTCTGGGCTCTGGATTCCTAACGCGAAGGCtgcagaggaggaaggagagaagagTACAGAGGATGAGGATCCTCTGTACGAAGAGGTTAAAAAGGAAAGCGGTGAAGAAAAATAA